The genome window AGCCAAGAGATCCGGCCTTGTTGACCCCGATTTTGCTGTCTTGGCAATGGCAATGAGAATTGACACATTTAACCGGCGACCCACATGTACACCGCTCTAAGCTCTTGTAGTGGTAACATTCGCAGTGAAATTCGGCCGAAGCTACCAAAGTTTCAAAGAACGGCAGCTCTAGTAAGCAATTAAAGCATCCTTTCAACGAAAGACTGAAGGAAATCCGCAACTCCGAAGAGTCCTAGACATTGGCAGTTGGCGACGACTCAAGTCCCAGAAGGGTTCGAGTATTTGACTTGCCTGATGGGGTATCGGGCCTCCGGATATCCACCACGGGGTCCCCATTATCTGGAGTTGCACCGCAACCCATTGCCTAACGCCCCTCAAGCGAATGCGTCTCTACATTATCCAACTTCCTTTTCCCATCGTTTGCTCTCGCTCGTCATCACCGCCACGCAAATCTGGTGCCATTCCCATGCAGGTCAAGCCGCGACAACACGGTCGGAATTCATCCAAGATAAGGCGTCAGAATACACAAGAGCCGATGGTCGGTTTCCGCAACTCGCAAGCAAGCTGGGGTTCCCCGCGGTTCCGATGCCGGGATAGTAAACAAGGCCGGGCCCAAACAGCGTCCCTCCCGCCAAGACACCAACGATATGAACTCCAAAGAAGCGAGAACTCTGACCCCCGTCATGACCTATGCGCGATTAGAATTTTCCACGTTCTCTGTGGTCGCTTGTGCCGTCTTCGGGCATGTCTCCCACGTTGTTACAGTGATTGCGGAGTTGTGCCCTGATAGTCGGTAACCGGTCCTGCGCAACATGACACGAAAACTCGACTAAACGCAACCTCCGCACCCCGAAAACCTCGGTGACGGGACTTGAGTCAATCTAATTAGATGATGCCCAGCCTTTAGAGATCTGCTAAGCCTCCAATATGTCCATCCGGGTGCTTATCAAAACCTCACTTGGTTGAGCCTCATGCATAGTCAAGGTAGGGGAGCGTTCGGCAGACAGCCATATAAAGAGCAGGTTTTAATCACGCGCATCAGCCTTGAGCCTCTTGAACTTCTCACCTTTTGTCAAGCTTGCTCTCAAAATCTGCCATAGTCAACATGGCTGCCCGTTGGTCAACTCTCCTCACTGCCGCAGCCAGTCTTTGCCAGACGGCTGTTGCGGAACCCGTATTCCGCGAGACGGTCTCTTTTCGGGGTCCGTTTGAAGTCGAGAGAAACGGAGTTCGCAACATCAACATTGAGTACAATGGTCCTCTCGATGGAGAGCTATCCCTTGTCTATGGTGATTGCGGAATGAGATCCCCCTTCGAAGCCCATCACAAGATTGGGCGGACACACATTGGCTCTCACCCTGCTGCAAAGCGTCATCTGGAATGGACAGATCAAAGGCCTACAAAGTTTGTCTGGATGGTGCCTGAGGATGTGTCTTCGGGATGCTTGCACGCCTTTGTTGACAGCCAGCTTGTCGGCCGCTCTTCAGAACACTCTGTTAAGAGTCGCAAGATGAGAAAGCGTGCGACTTTCGCCGAGGCCACGGACCCAATGGGCCCCTGGTTTGATGGCGTTGAGTACCTCAAGCAGAAGCAACCCGACGATGTGTTTGTTGCATCGGTAAAGAACAAAACGTTTGGTATCTTGGGCGCCGGCATCTCCGGTCTGCACACTGGCGTAAGTTTTCATAGACCTTTCATTCGGGAGAAGAAGCTGACTAGAGCCACAGTTGCTACTCGACTCAGTAGGAATTCATAACTGGAAGATTCTGGAGTCTTCAGAAAGAGTCGGTGGACGTATTCGCACCACCTACCTGAACGGATCGACTCCGGACGAGCATCAGCACCACGAGCTAGGACCTATGCGGTTTCCGCACAGCATTTACGATGCTGAAACCAACGAGACCTACCCCATCAACGATCAGAAGATGATCTACCAGCTGGCGGATGTCCTCAACGAGATTAACGCTGACGCGGATCCCGCTCTCCAAGTCAAGTTCATCCCGTGGATCCAGGTTTCCGACAATGCCCCTGTTGCAACCAAGGAGCGCCGTCCCGATGGCACTGTCCCCGGTCGCAAGGAGATCGCCGCCGACCCCTCCCTCATGACCAACACGACCTACTCCAACGCTACCGCAGCCAAGGAAGCCATCCAGGCTCTTGATGACTTCAAGGCTTTGACGCCCGAGAGACGGAAGTTCTACGCTACCAATGTCTTCAAGGCCCATAAGGAGGCTGTTGAGACTGGCATGTTCGATTTCTCTGAGGTCGAGTACCTCCTCCACGTTATGAACACCGACCTGAATGTGACCGATGAGGTTACCCCGTCTCACGTCGTCTGGCCCATGTGGGAGTTCGAGACTGTCTACTTTCTGGCCAATGAGTGGCGCACCGTTGATGGAGGTATCAGCCGTCTCCCCGCTGCGTTTGAAAATATTATCAAAGACCGCATCGCCTACAAAACCAAGGTCTTTAGTGTCAAGTACAACGAGGACTCCAACAACCTCAACGTCACGTGGCGTGAGACTGGAGGCAACCCCTGGTCCAAGAACACTACGACCGAACAATTTGATTATGTCTTCAACAGCGTACCGTTCAACGTACTCAAGTACTGGGAGCTGCCGCCTCACTCTAGCTTGATGCGCCGTGCCATTGAGCGCACAGTCTTCCTGGGTGCTGTGAAGGTTGCCATGCAGTACAAGACTCGCTTCTGGGAGCACCTCGAGCACCCCATCATCGGTGGCTGTGGACGTACCGATATTTACGGCATCGGCCAGATTTGCTACCCTTCCTACAACATCAACGGAACGGGCCCTGGTGTCATGCTTACGAGTTATGCGCCCGACGCTGACGCGGTTGTCGCTTGCTCCATGCCTGTTGAGGAGCACATTGCCTACATCCAGCGCGCTATGGTCGAGATTCACGGGCCCATTGCCGATGAGATGTGGACTGGAAACTACGAGCGTCACTGCTGGGAACAAGATGAGCATCATGCAGGAGCTTTTGCTGTTCCCATCGTCCCTCAGCAGCAGCTTTACCTGCCGGCCTTCTGGCAGACTGAATTCAACACTGTTTTCATTGGCGAACACACCAGTTTCACACATTCATGGGTCTTTAGTGCTCTTGAGAGCTCTACACGTGGTACTGTTCAGATGCTACTGGACCTTGGCTTGGTTGATGAGGCTAAGAAAATCACCAAGACTTGGATGGCAAGATGGATCAGTGTGTAGAATACTACTTAGCTCAAATAGCTCAGAGACCTAACGACTCGTTGATAATACCTTATGACCTAAGAAGCCCGGAATCCGATTGCATGCTTCGTCTCGTCTTGGAACTCCGCAAAATATCAAAGGCTGTGAGGTTCTGAGGCGTTCATGTGAGAAAGACATTTCAATCATATATTTAGCAATTCTCAACGAGATCCTTAGAATGAACGAGCGAAAAGGAGCCTGCAGTCGTAGAGAAAGACTTATTGCCCAACAAACTACCGACTTGACTCGACCGTTCTAACGGAAAATGAAGACATCTATGAGTCCTCCAATGACGCAAAACAACATCGCAATATCTGTTTTAATCCCTGCCAACGAGAGCCACTCTCAGTCTCAACTTCGCTCAGCGTACCAGAACTTGGCTTCATTTGCTGTGTTTGACAAGGCCCTTTTGAAGTTTTAACTGAATCCTCTGTGTCTATATCTTGGTCCCTTTGATTACAATATGGACCTAGTCCTTCAAAACCTGGATTGCTGTACAAATTGCTTGATCGATATGATGCTGGAATGGTTGTCACCAGTGGTGTTCTCTCTGTGAGCTCTTCCTCTATATGATCACTTAACCTTGACTGGCGGAAACTTCCTTCGCCAATTCCGAGACGAGAATCGATCTTGGAGATTGTCGTGTCAGATCTGTCCCTGGATCGATGAATCA of Colletotrichum lupini chromosome 8, complete sequence contains these proteins:
- a CDS encoding L-amino-acid oxidase, whose protein sequence is MAARWSTLLTAAASLCQTAVAEPVFRETVSFRGPFEVERNGVRNINIEYNGPLDGELSLVYGDCGMRSPFEAHHKIGRTHIGSHPAAKRHLEWTDQRPTKFVWMVPEDVSSGCLHAFVDSQLVGRSSEHSVKSRKMRKRATFAEATDPMGPWFDGVEYLKQKQPDDVFVASVKNKTFGILGAGISGLHTGLLLDSVGIHNWKILESSERVGGRIRTTYLNGSTPDEHQHHELGPMRFPHSIYDAETNETYPINDQKMIYQLADVLNEINADADPALQVKFIPWIQVSDNAPVATKERRPDGTVPGRKEIAADPSLMTNTTYSNATAAKEAIQALDDFKALTPERRKFYATNVFKAHKEAVETGMFDFSEVEYLLHVMNTDLNVTDEVTPSHVVWPMWEFETVYFLANEWRTVDGGISRLPAAFENIIKDRIAYKTKVFSVKYNEDSNNLNVTWRETGGNPWSKNTTTEQFDYVFNSVPFNVLKYWELPPHSSLMRRAIERTVFLGAVKVAMQYKTRFWEHLEHPIIGGCGRTDIYGIGQICYPSYNINGTGPGVMLTSYAPDADAVVACSMPVEEHIAYIQRAMVEIHGPIADEMWTGNYERHCWEQDEHHAGAFAVPIVPQQQLYLPAFWQTEFNTVFIGEHTSFTHSWVFSALESSTRGTVQMLLDLGLVDEAKKITKTWMARWISV